A window from Suncus etruscus isolate mSunEtr1 chromosome 18, mSunEtr1.pri.cur, whole genome shotgun sequence encodes these proteins:
- the GNMT gene encoding glycine N-methyltransferase — protein MEDSVYRTRSLGVAAEGLPDQYADGEAARVWQLYIGDTSSRTAEYKAWLLGLLRQHGCRQVLDVACGTGVDSIMLVEEGFSVTSVDASDKMLKYALKERWNRRHEPAFDKWVIDEANWMTLDKDVSRPPGGGFDAVICLGNSFAHLPDSKGDQSEHRVALKNIASMVRPGGVLVIDHRNYDHILSTGCAPPGKNIYYKSDLTKDITTSVLTVNNKAHMVTLDYTVQVPGADLSKFRLSYYPHCLASFSELLRAAFGGKCQHSVLGDFKPYKPDQTYVPCYFIHVLKRTG, from the exons ATGGAGGACAGCGTGTACCGGACCCGCTCGCTGGGGGTGGCGGCCGAGGGGCTGCCCGACCAGTACGCCGACGGGGAGGCGGCGCGCGTGTGGCAGCTGTACATCGGGGACACCAGCAGCCGCACGGCCGAGTACAAGGCCTGGCTGCTCGGGCTGCTGCGCCAGCACGGCTGCCGCCAGGTGCTCGACGTGGCCTGCGGCACCGG GGTGGACTCCATCATGCTGGTAGAGGAGGGTTTCAGTGTGACCAGCGTGGACGCGAGCGACAAGATGCTGAAGTATGCGCTGAAGGAGCGCTGGAATCGACGCCATGAGCCTGCCTTTGACAAGTGGG TCATCGACGAAGCCAACTGGATGACCCTTGACAAAGATGTGTCCCGGCCTCCAGGGGGTGGTTTTGATGCCGTTATCTGCCTGGGAAACAGTTTTGCCCACTTGCCGGACAGCAAAG gggaccagagcgAGCACCGGGTGGCCCTGAAGAACATCGCGAGCATGGTGCGGCCCGGGGGCGTGCTGGTCATCGACCACCGCAACTACGACCACATCCTCAGCACAGGCTGTGCGCCCCCCGGCAAGAACATCTACTACAAG AGTGACTTGACCAAGGACATCACCACGTCGGTGTTGACTGTGAACAACAAGGCGCACATGGTCACCCTGGATTATACGGTGCAGGTGCCCGGAGCTGACCTGAG CAAGTTCCGGCTCTCCTACTACCCACACTGCCTGGCATCCTTCTCGGAGCTGCTTCGTGCGGCCTTCGGGGGCAAGTGCCAGCACAGCGTCCTGGGTGACTTCAAGCCCTACAAGCCCGACCAGACCTACGTCCCCTGCTACTTCATCCACGTGCTCAAAAGGACGGGCTGA